The Vigna radiata var. radiata cultivar VC1973A chromosome 6, Vradiata_ver6, whole genome shotgun sequence DNA segment attaaattttataagagttttttttttctattaagatttttttttttcttgtaattttgtttaacaagataaaataaaatcataaatatatttgcTTAAGAAAAAGTGGAGACATTTGTTCAGCTGCTTGTTAAGCTCAGTTGCACAAACTTTACTTGCTTAAATAAGCTTTAAGTGTATCGAACAACCCTAAAAGGAAGGTCTTCGTTTGGGCGAATTTAAAGAGCCTCTGATCAAACTTGGAGAGCTAAAATTGTAAGTCAAAATGAATTATTGTACATTTAACCCAGAAACACGATCtaagtaaatattataaatttagagtttaataatcgaaaaatttgaaccaaatattataaatttagagtttaataatcgaaaaatttgaaccaaatattataaatttagagTTTAATGAGATCAATCAAATTacccaaaaaaatatatacaaaaacattAACAGGCATTACAGTGTGAATATGTAGACTCATCAAACCTTGGTTAcataattttatgtaaaaaaaaaaaatacatttaaatcaGAATTTAAATCATCTTCCTTTGGTAAtacaatatcttttatttatttgaattaatctCTACctttgtcattattttttttaactatacatctattttcattatatttatcctttattattattgttattattcaAATCAACGCACTTCATCTTATACATGTATTTTAGATTCTAAATTATACACATCTCTagtaatgtttatatttatattatataactatACTACAAGTATCTGAATTTGATTATTTAGGACAAATTAATAAGTTTGTCAATAAGACATTAAAACACGACTTCCTTGTTTGTTTATAGGCATGATTACTCCTAACCATGACGTGTTTCGGCCTGTAGTCAGACCAATCGCAACTCACCTAAACAGCATGTCACGATCAATAAATACCAAGCAAACAAATTGGAATTATGCATGgatgatataaaattttatatcactCTCTAAGAATATTTCTTTGCTTTTGgtgttcacttttttttttatttggttttcatATTCGTCgttatattatcataaaaaaaaaagataataagttattatgataaaaagaaacatcTAAAAGTGTTTACAAATTACTTGAAAAGTTAACATAATagtaaagataaaatatgaaaaattattttagaaaaaatatgtaaaatctataaatatttgaagtaataaaagttaagaaaaagtttgtgatgtactaaatataaaaaatataaaattcttgaAAATGTTGGAGCAAATACGTATTTAAATGTAAATGATGatatgagaatgaaaattataattagaatcatttgcttaaaaaatagtttggatgaataaaatgtttaatttctaGGGTGCGGCTGAAAGGGAAAGAGATATCATACATGCACTTATACAGTGTATGAGTAACAACATACTACAAAGAATACACACGAAAGAAACCAAAATGCTTAAAGAACTACGAACAAACTTCAACCTTCTCTCAAATTCCGAAAAAAGGAAGATAAAGAAAGCTAACTTGTTCATCTAGAGAGCACCTTGATTTTCTGTAATGCATCAAAAACATATTCACTATTGTCCAACCGGGGGAGCTCTGTAATAAGCTGGAACGGTCGCAGGGAAAAACATTTGCCGAATCCCTTCAGCCTTAATTATGGGGAAGATGATTCCAGATGCACcctaacaaaacaaaatttcagaCGTTAAAACTTGACTAAAACTATAAGACTTCacattattctattttattagttagataaaacttattaaaaattataaattcagtAGTAGAATTCACCcacaattttgtaatattttttcatgaaattttaataGTAGAGAAAGCGTTAATGGGAGTATAAAATAGCTTTTAAAACTTACAGATATTAATCGGGCCCCAATCCATATTCTCTTAGGTGAAGGAAACGGTAATAATAAACGGCCAACACCATATATTGCAACGGCAAAGAAATGGAGAACCAAACTCAAGGGACGAGGGTTTAATCCAGAAAGTAAGGAAACAGGTCCTTCAGAGAATAGGCCTCCAAGGCTTAGATAATCAAAGCAAGCTTGCCGCATTTCCTTCCTTGCCTGATCAGGGGATGCACAAAATACTTTGTAAAGCGCACCTGCTAATGTATTTATGGTGGATGCCACAGGCTGCAAATTAAAGACTAAACGTCAGATTTATAAGCGGAGATATAACACTTTGAAGTTATAAAGTTGGTTTGGCGAGTTTAGAAAGAAAGTAGAAGAGTTCAACTTTCTCTACTAACACTTTAAGAGTTATAAGGTTGGTTTAGTGGATTTGAAAAAGAATGAGAGAGGATTCAACTTCCctcttaacaaatattaagaaCTAACATTGTCAATGAGTTTGGGGTAAAGCTAACATTACCTTACGCAAGGTATAAAAGGATTCCAGGTACTTGCAAAGTGTGGGTGCATCATTGAGGTCAGGCAAGGGCCTTAGAAGATTTCTTAGCACCACAATATCAGACAATGCTACAGTCATTCCGCCTCCGGTTAGTGGATGACGCATGTTGAATGCATCTCCCATCAGAAGGGCTCCAGGTGTAGGAAGAGGATCTGCCGGCATGCTTCTGTTTGGCATTGTCCTTATGTTGCCCTTGTCCACAGCAGCTACGAAGGCATCATAAAGTTCAGGGGGAATCTGCAATAGTTTGTCATTTCATCGTCAAAAACAGGCCAATAAAAGTGAACAAGATTCTACATGATGAAAATTTAATGACATACATGCAAAGAATAAAAGACATTTTATAGAACTGAGATCATAGATGGGTACAGTACCTGTGGAGCTACCGTTGTCTTCAAATACTTTTCCATTTCACCGTTTGAAATAGAAGGAACCTTCTTACCAGGTACATCGACCAGACAGCGAATCTCTGTACTACTTATACGATAGAATAGAATGGGTGAAGGGTCTCCCAGTATAACGTGGCCATGATTTGCGCATGGAAGCTCGCAGTTCTCTAAAAGTAAGCCAACAAAACATGAGGGAACATCCACCTGCAAATACagcaatataaaatattagtatagataatgataatttgatatacttacattcatttaacatgtttttctgTAAGGAGAATGGCAAATAATATGTCAAATGAGTGTAAAAATGTAAAGTATTTTTACTTTACTAGTAATTCAGAATTCTGCGTATTTCCTCTTACAAGCAAGGGGATGAATAAAAACTTAGTAAGAAAAAAAGTCTGAATAATGTGAACCAAAAAACTAATCTGAATAAATTATAGCAAATAATCTTTTTCGGTATTGTTATTGGTCAGTTTATAGGAAGTTGAGGGATCTGATATTAGGATTAAGGAGAAAGGACCTTAGGATTACAGAGAGAACGGCGTAAGTTTGAGAAGCAGCCATCACAAACAATGGTAAGAGGTGCAAATGTTGTCAATTCCTGACCATCTTTGTTCTTATATTGCACACCTTTAATTGTCCCCTTCTCTTCAACTAGGGAAGTGACTGTTCCTTGCTCTAATCGCACGCTGcagaatatttaaaaagaaaaatgtcacGTAAATACCTCTACCTCAATTGAATAactaaaatcacatattaattCACATATCATTTCTGAGTTCTGTTCTGATAGAATTACTGATTCATATAACATGATTAGATAACACTATAGGAACCACCAGATTCTAAGTAGAATAGGATCCCAAATACTTTTCATTTGCTACAAAAATAGAATCTTGGGGGTAGAGTCATAGGCAGTTGCCACTCTGTAACAACCAGAAAGGAAGAAATGAATACTTGGGAAGGGTGGAAGCCTTTTCCCGCATCCTCTGAATAAAGCGACCATTGTGAAAGCTCCTGCCACTGACATCTGAGTGAAACTTCTCTAAGGGGTAAGAGAGACGAGTATGTTTCCCATCCTTGAAAAGGGCATAACCAAATACTTGCTGAGCATCAATTTTGTCTACACAGTCTGCAATTGAACACAGCAGAAAAAAGCTCAGAACATTTCTAAACAGAATCTAGGAGTACATTAAACGACGtgtataaaattaatacttAGGTTACCTTCAAGCCCCAGCTCAACCAATTTGAGATAGCCACCTGGTTGTAGCAACTCTCCAACAATACGGTCAGGCTCACTGAGATCTCTTTCAATCACATGTACTCGACGCCCATCCTGTAACATAATATTTCTGTAGTCAATACCCATATCTATCTGTGTCCTGAATCTCACTGATAAACAACACAACACACAATAGAAACGGCAAGTGCCGAACAAATTTGACCCATACGAAGTTCAATTTTCCACTGGTCTTGGCATACAGTATACTTAAAAGGTACGAGGATAATAACCAAGCCAGACATGCAAAGAGTGTCAACAGGATCATCAATTGTAGAAATTCCCTTAAACCGTGATGTACTGGCCTAACCACAATTTTATATCCAAAACACAATAATGTAACAACAGAAATCATAGATCCGGATCCTCAAAACTGAGAAACACAACTCAGAAGAAAATGATTGATCTCatatttcgaaaaaaaaataataataaaccaaaCATGCATAATTAATACCAACAATTGTTGAATTTAttcatccaaaaataataagatttcaAATAGTAGAAACAAGtcaataacttaattatatatataaatataaatattttatatagaagTATTGATTTCAAAGTTTTTCCAACTGTCACTATAACCTGGAACGATAACTATTACGCATAGATATTATCGAAATAAAATTCTACATCAATTTTGAATGTGTATTCTAATATattattccaaaaaaaaaaagcactgaACATCTAACCtgttttaaattagaatatcTTCATACTTACGATgcttagaaaagaaaaactcaaaatctcctatataaaatcttcaaaatgcTTATAAGCACATGACAATCGACAGGTAACATCCTAATTGTACCGTTTCTCAAGAGTGAGAGAATGGAACATACATCTTCACACCTTCATTGGTGAAAAAGGTTATGTCCTctcaaataaatacaaaattttaaaaaaacataaacgcAAGAAaagcaataacaaaataatttgtcCAAATAATACATGTCGTGTCTGTATTCATATTCGTTATTAATCACCAAAACATCCAAATACATGTCCAAATAATACATGCAAGGGTAATGGATCAACAACATCTACCTTTCCGAGAGTGTGCGCCAGAGCTGCGCCGGCTACACCAGCTCCGACAATAATGACGTCAGCGTCGCCGTCGC contains these protein-coding regions:
- the LOC106765138 gene encoding squalene monooxygenase; translation: MVDPYVLGWILFSFLSLFALYSLALGGESRNRASPPKPVNRIELSETVTTSTSECRSDKRDGDADVIIVGAGVAGAALAHTLGKDGRRVHVIERDLSEPDRIVGELLQPGGYLKLVELGLEDCVDKIDAQQVFGYALFKDGKHTRLSYPLEKFHSDVSGRSFHNGRFIQRMREKASTLPNVRLEQGTVTSLVEEKGTIKGVQYKNKDGQELTTFAPLTIVCDGCFSNLRRSLCNPKVDVPSCFVGLLLENCELPCANHGHVILGDPSPILFYRISSTEIRCLVDVPGKKVPSISNGEMEKYLKTTVAPQIPPELYDAFVAAVDKGNIRTMPNRSMPADPLPTPGALLMGDAFNMRHPLTGGGMTVALSDIVVLRNLLRPLPDLNDAPTLCKYLESFYTLRKPVASTINTLAGALYKVFCASPDQARKEMRQACFDYLSLGGLFSEGPVSLLSGLNPRPLSLVLHFFAVAIYGVGRLLLPFPSPKRIWIGARLISGASGIIFPIIKAEGIRQMFFPATVPAYYRAPPVGQ